In the genome of Macrobrachium rosenbergii isolate ZJJX-2024 unplaced genomic scaffold, ASM4041242v1 13895, whole genome shotgun sequence, one region contains:
- the LOC136837934 gene encoding uncharacterized protein yields the protein MSAEILSTVRDHFKQPKPQLDCCELLGRTVTMKMRGIKDKRLHIMFEKKINDLLFEAEMCALNNQVLTPSPQHYTPVPTPSQQHYTAVTTPSPQHYSAAPTPSPQHYTPVPTPSPQHYAPVPTPSPQHYAPVPTRSPQHYTPVPTPSPQHYTPVSTPSPQEEQNTTSHNNTESAATFISSFTSGFE from the coding sequence ATGTCAGCTGAAATATTGTCCACTGTTCGTGATCATTTCAAACAACCCAAACCACAACTTGACTGTTGCGAGCTCTTGGGAAGAACAGTAACTATGAAAATGAGGGGGATTAAAGACAAACGCCTGCACAtcatgttcgaaaaaaaaattaatgacttacTATTTGAAGCAGAAATGTGCGCTCTGAACAACCAAGTTCTCACaccaagtccacaacattatACACCAGTTCCTACTCCAAGTCAACAACATTATACAGCAGTAACCACaccaagtccacaacattatTCAGCGGCTCCTACaccaagtccacaacattatacaccagttccaacaccaagtccacaacattatGCACCAGTTCCTACaccaagtccacaacattatGCACCAGTTCCTACACGAAGTCCACAACATTATACACCAGTTCCTACaccaagtccacaacattatACACCAGTTTCCACACCAAGTCCACAAGAAGAACAAAACACCACTTCTCATAACAATACAGAATCGGCTGCAACGTTTATTTCAAGTTTCACCTCAGGATTTGAATGA